From the genome of Carassius gibelio isolate Cgi1373 ecotype wild population from Czech Republic chromosome B10, carGib1.2-hapl.c, whole genome shotgun sequence, one region includes:
- the LOC127966591 gene encoding C3a anaphylatoxin chemotactic receptor-like, with protein MDSSNSSKMNQTDYNNNNLDEVFCLECFKMLSNAMNKISLVFYCLTLILGVPGNAFVVYVAGLKMKRTVNTVWFLNLAIADLLAICCITTLFIVTESAFDLSPYASVLCKIFPFIILINMFASVFTLSFISLDRFTQVITPVWAQNHRSLFIARLSCVSAWILPSLLCVPFMLTKTFTVNNITYCDFADDFKLYRSFSIIRFVFGFLVPLICITTCYGFIARKLGRSHFHSGRAFRIMSAVIVAFFLCWLPYHIVVLLLTFGEESSSSVAWAVFPLTFSLAYFNSCLNPILYVFMGQDFKSNVKLSLRRVFERVFSEEGTQATQYTQPQHTHSV; from the coding sequence ATGGACAGCAGCAACTCAAGCAAAATGAACCAGActgattataacaataataacttgGATGAAGTTTTTTGTCtggaatgttttaaaatgctgagCAATGCAATGAACAAGATTTCTTTGGTCTTCTACTGCCTGACCTTGATCCTCGGTGTTCCTGGAAATGCATTTGTCGTGTATGTTGCTGGATTGAAGATGAAGAGGACTGTTAATACAGTATGGTTTCTCAATCTAGCGATTGCTGACCTCTTAGCGATCTGCTGCATTACCACTCTTTTCATCGTGACCGAGAGCGCTTTTGATCTCTCACCGTATGCATCCGTACTGTGCAAGATTTTCCCCTTCATTATACTCATCAACATGTTTGCCAGCGTTTTCACACTGAGCTTTATTAGTCTGGATCGGTTTACTCAGGTGATCACACCGGTTTGGGCTCAGAATCATCGCAGCTTGTTCATCGCACGACTGTCCTGTGTATCGGCTTGGATTCTGCCTTCACTTCTTTGTGTGCCTTTTATGTTAACTAAGACTTTCACAGTAAATAACATAACATACTGCGATTTTGCTGACGATTTTAAATTGTATAGAAGTTTTAGCATCATCAGATTTGTGTTTGGCTTTTTAGTTCCTCTCATATGCATCACAACATGCTACGGATTCATCGCACGCAAGTTAGGCAGGAGTCATTTTCACTCTGGACGAGCGTTTCGTATCATGTCTGCTGTAATCGTGGCCTTTTTTCTTTGCTGGCTGCCGTATCACATAGTAGTTTTGTTACTAACGTTCGGAGAGGAATCCAGTTCCTCTGTGGCTTGGGCAGTGTTTCCGTTGACCTTCTCTTTGGCGTATTTCAACAGCTGTCTGAACCCCAttctgtatgttttcatgggACAGGATTTTAAGAGCAATGTTAAACTTTCTCTAAGACGTGTTTTTGAAAGAGTTTTCTCTGAGGAGGGAACACAAGCAACACAATACACacagccacaacacacacactcagtgtag